The Fibrobacter sp. UWB2 genomic interval GCTGCCGCCGGCAAGCTCGACGATTCCAAGATGGATCGCCTGACGTTGAACGATGCCCGCATCGAATCCATGGCCAAGGGCGCCGAAGAAATCGCCGCATTTACCGACCCGCTCGGTCGTGTTCTTGAATCTCGTGAACTCAAGAACGGCATCAAGATTAGCCGTGTCGCGGTGCCGATAGGTTCTGTGTTCTTTATTTTTGAAAGCCGCCCGAACGTGACGATTGACGGCGCTTGCCTTTGCTTTAAGGCGGGCAATGCCGTGATTCTCCGTGGCGGTAAGGAATCGCTAAACTCTGCTAAGTGCCTCGCCGGAATTTTCCACCAGGCTCTTGAAGAAAACGGCGTCGACAAGGATGCCGTGCAGCTCGTGACCGAAACGAGCCATGACCTCGTGGGCATGCTCTTGCAGCGCAACGATTGCCTCGACCTCGTAATTCCTCGCGGTGGCGAACGCTTGATCCGCGCCGTCGTGGAACAGAGCAAGATTCCTGTCATCAAGCACTTCAACGGCATCTGCCATGTGTACGTGGACAAGTCCGCCGACATGGAAAAGGCAGTGAACATTCTCATCAACGCGAAGACTCAGCGCACGGGCGTGTGCAACGCCATGGAATGCGTGATTATCGACCGCCATATCGACGATGCCAACGTGAAAAAGCTCATTGATTGCCTCGCCGACCGTGGCGTGGAACTCTTTGGCAACAAAGATGCTCAAAGTCACGACAGCCGCATCAAGGACATCGGTGACGACAGCAACTACCATCACGAATACCTCGCCCTCAAGGCTAGCGTCAAGTTCGTCGATAACGTCGAAGAAGCCTGCGACCACATCGAAAAGAACAGCAGCCGCCACACGGAAGCTGTCGTTGCAGAAGACGCAAGCGTTCAAGATTACTTCGTCGCAAACGTCGATAGCAGCAGCGTGATGGTGAACGCCAGCACACGCTTTGCAGACGGTGGCGAATACGGTCTCGGTGCCGAAGTGGGAATTTCTACGGACAAGCTCCATGCACGCGGCCCAATGGGCGTCGAAAGCCTCTGCAGCTACAAGTGGATTTTGCGCGGTAACGGACAGGTTAGAGGTTAATCATGAAGTTTGAAGACTTAATCAAAGAAGTAAAGTTCGAAGTGGAATTCGGTGGCGTGAAGCTCGCACCGGCAATCGTTCAGGACGCCGACAAGGGCGATGTGCTGATGATGGCATGGATGAACGAAGAAGCACTCCGCCGCACGCACGAATGTGGCGAAATGGTTTTCTGGAGCCGTAGCCGCAAAGAATACTGGCACAAGGGCGACACAAGCGGAAACGTGATGACGGTAGTCGAATGGGCCGCTGACTGCGACTCCGATGCGCTGCTTTTCAAAGTGCGAATGCAAGGGCCGCAAGTCGCTTGCCACACAGGCGCTCGCAGCTGTTTCTTCAAAACTTGCGATAAGTAAAAATTTAGCTCGGCCAAATGCCGAGCTTTTTTTAATTACCAAAGATTCACGCCGAGCGAAACTCCAAACATGTGATAGACTGCGCCAAAGGATTTTGGATAATCGCTATTCCTAGAACCCTCAGGTTCTGCAGTACCAAACATCACTTTATACTTAATTCTTAATAGAAAAGCAACTGATAACGAGCCAACGCGTTCAGGCTTGGTCGCAAAAAAGCGGACATCCACATTCGTGCCGAGCACCCAATGCGGAACAATATAATAGTCTTCGAGCGCCCCCATATGCGTTTGCGCAATACCTACAAAAGGTTCAACACGCAATGCATGCGAGTCATAGGCATTGAAGCCAAGCGTCAAGCCCTCCGTTCCATCACGATTCGAACTTTCATTACCAGGCTCATCCCATTTCGGCTGATTATTCAAGCCAAATTCCATAAAAAATGACAGCGCAAAACGCTTGTATCGCAATTGGGCTTCTAGCTGGAACGCCCCTGCCATTTTATCTTTGACATAGTCTGTAATCTCGCCACTGACAAAGCCACTCCATGTACCGATGTAAAGGTCTAGACCTCCAGTATAGAATTTATGCGCAATCGGGTCTTTCTGGAACAAGCGCTGTTGAGCCATATACTTTTCAACAAAAGGAATGATCTGTTCCTTCAAGTATCGCGCGTGTTCATCGTGAGAATATTCTTCTACATATTGCTTTGCATTCTTCAGGAAGTCTTCTGCCGCAGTCGTATCTGCAATCTCTTTAAAAAAGTATCCGCCTTCGCCACCAAAGGAATAGCCCCTTAAAATAATAACGATATCCGCATAGACAAGAGCCTTAAAAAGCGCCTTATTTTGTTGTTTGGCATCAGAACTATCCACCAATGCAATCAGGGAATCGGCCTTCGGCTTTGTAAACGAAGTAAAATTGCGGAAAAGGTAAAAACGCAAAATATCATCCCCCGCATCGACAAGCCTATCGTTTCGAGGGGAATACGTAGAATCGAGCACAAGTCGGCGCGTATCGGCGTAAATGGGAATAGCCTCATCGTACTCCCCCATTTCCATCAAGGCCAAATACTCTTCAAAATACGACAATGGAGCACCCTCGGCAAGATTTTGCTTCAGGTAATCAATAGCGAGCCTAGAGCGAGCAAAGTCCTTTGATTCAAGCGATGTTTTCAAAGCGTCGCGGGCACGCGAAAACAGTTCCTTTTTCGAAGGAGTGGCAAAAGACACCACAACAGAAATCAGCAGGACAAGAACAAATAAAGTTTTCCTCATTTGCTTTACCAAAAATACAAGCCCAAGCCAAGAGCAAAGAACACATCATGACCATTCCCGCGCGTGACAGGGAATCCCTTTTTCATATCCAGTTGAGATACCCCGAATTTACTCACAACCGCAACAGACCAAACTCCATAACTATCTATGCTCCTAAAAGATGTGGCAAATTTTAAGTCGACATTCACGCCCAGTGTTAAGGCGGATCCAAAAAACTCCGTATCTTCACTGCCCCAATCATCAAAACTATAATATGAATAATCTTTACCATTGTGGACGGAATCAAAATAAGGTTTCACAGGATCGGCGTTAAATAGGCACTTGCTAAAGCCCACATACGGGCGAATTTTCCAATAACGGCTATCATACGCCACAAATCCAAAGGACATACCCAAATTTATAACACCTTTATGCCCCGCATTTATCAGTTCTCCCGAAACAGAAAGGCGGCTTAATTGCAAATAAACTTCACCATTTACAGGATAGCTTGATGGTTTTGCAAGATCCTTACGGTAATGGCCACTGTAACCAAAGCCACCACCCAAAAAATAAACATTAAAGCCAATTCCGCCCGTATAGAACCGACTGGCAATAATTTCTTCTGAGCGGGCATTGCGGTCTTTGAGGAACTCCACTCTAAAAGAAGCTCGTTCCAAGGGTTCCAAAACACATGTCCGCACCCACTCCGCATCAGGATGGTCGCTATAATTTTCAACAAAGTATGACGCAAGCGTTCTGACTTTTTCAATGTTATCACGACTGTCATACGCCATTGGCAAATACAGCATCAGCCTCAGTTCGTGAATTTCGGCTTCCGTCAAGTCTGATTCGGTATCGAGATAACGTTCAATGCCTTCATAGAGGCTTTTCGAAGCAAATTTGTTAATATAGTCCTCTGCATAAGCCATCAAGCCATCATTTCCGACATAAGCTTCGTTTTGCAAGCTGGTAGAATCGTACGCATTCTGAAGACGTTGCACAAGCATCTTAAGCATGGCTCGATACATTTTCAAGTCGTTGTACGCCGCAAACTTTTCACCCGCATGAATCGTTTTTACAGGGTACGACTGCATATTTTCCAGTTCTTCAATTTTTTGAGAAACAGCGGCAGTATCCTTGTTACGAATGGCATCAAGCAGCTCTTCACGGGCTTTGTAGACGGGCTCTAACTCAGAGCCTTCCTGATTCAAAAGAGACTGTTCAAATTCATTTTGCGACGTTTGAACATCCATCAATGAACGTTCAAAATCACTCAGTGCCGATGAATCTGCAGCGTACAAAGTCTTTAGGAATACGCAAACGAAAATAGCAAGTACACTCCGTTTCATTTTGCACCTCCAAAATCGACGCGATAAAAATCAGCCGTCGCAATTATACAGGGAGGTACGAAAAAACGGCTCATCGTGGGGATTTCATTTGGAATCGTAAATCCTTTTATGAAAACAAAATTTGCACCGACAGAACGAGCAGCGTCAATCAGCACTTTTTCGGGATGACCTTCTGGGCAGTTTCCGGAACCATCCGTTTCAGCAATTCCCAAATACGTGCTATTTTGCGGTATCACAGGGATATCGGAGGCGTAAACCACACGCACTGTAGCATTTGAATCCAGCGGAGATTCTTGATTTCGAGATTTCACAAGAGAATACGGCGCTGAAGTGCACGAAGCGAGCACATATAGGCAAGTAGCAATAACAAAATAAAATACAGGTTTCATGGTCAGCCTATTGTTGACTTCTTAAATACACCCAAGCATGGTCAGCACATACATATATATCGTTTTTAAATCCACCATGGGAGCGACGATCGTACAAAGCCACCTGACCTTCTCTTTGAGAATTGCATTCAGGCCATTTTTTAAATTCCTCAACAGTACGATTTATAAATTGCTTATCTTGATACTGTTCTGAAGGGTTGACGCCATTGTCCGCATAGCAGCCAACCAAAACAAGCCCGACAATCGAAAAAAGGATACTTTTTACCATAAATAAACACCTAAACCTAAAGCCATGAAGACATCCAAGCCCTTGCCTCTCGTCACTGGATAATCTTCTTCCAAATTCATGTACGACATGCCAAATTTACCCACGATTGAAAAAGAAGAAAGATATCTGTTTGAAGAAAAGAGGTACAACGTGGCAAACTTATAATCAATGTTTACACCCAAAGTATAAGCGGTACCCCATTCAGGGCTTTCGTATCTATAGCCTTGAGGGACTCCCTCAAAAATCATGTGGTCATAATCATCACGTCCGGTGCTAAAACTTTTGACTTTTGTATTTCCGCCAAAGATGCAACCACTAATTTCTATATACGGGCGAATTTTAAGATAACGGCTATCATGCACGACGTAGCCCAGCGCAGCCCCTAAATCAAGCACGCCCTTATGACCAGAATTAACAAATTCTCCTGAAATAGAGAACCGCTTTATTTGCAGATAAATTTCTCCCGTTACAGGATAGTTATCCGGTTTAATCCAATCTTTGCGGTAGTAATTCTTGAAGCCGCCACCAGTACTCAGAAGATAGATGTTTACGCCAAGACCTCCTGTATACAAGCTATTTTGGATAACATGTTCCTTGCGGTTTGCACGGTCCTTATAGAACATTTCGATAAAGTCCATGCGATCTAGCGGAGCCATGATACTTTTACGTACCCATTCAGCATCGGGATGGTCACCATCATTCGAGAGAAAAACCTGAGCCCGTCTTTTCACCTTTTCGAGATACTCATTATCGTAATAAGTCAGCGGCAAATACAGCATCAAGCGCATTTCACGTATTTCGGTCTCATCCAAATCAGAGTCGGCCAATTCGCGCTCAATTTCTTCATGAATCTTTTTTGAACGAGACATCTCAAAATACATTTGAGTAAATGTCGTAAGGCCGTCGTTTCCGGCATATCTCGTATTTTTGGCCTTCTTAACATACGCATTTTTGTGGTATTGCACTAAGAACTTGAGCATTGCACGGTACATTTTCAATTCATTGTAAATGCCAAATTTTTCGGCATCATGAATCGTTATGAGAGAATCAGTCTGCATCGCTTCAAGTTCAGCTAATTTTTGAGAAACCGTCGCTGTATCCCTATCACGGGCGGCATCAAGCAATTCACCACGGACTCTGTAAACGGGGCCCAATTCAGGGTCACTCAGATCAAATGTCGTAAATACATCAGCGGCAAATAGCGTTGCTGAGAAAAGGCACATCACAAACATCAAAATTTTGATTTTCATTCTGCGCCTCCAAAATCAACATACAGCAAATCCGCCGTTACAATGTCACAACGAGTAGGAGAAAAAATGCCGTCAGAATAGCGGCTATCGCGTTCAGAGAACTTTTTAATGTAAATAAGATTCGCACCTACAGATTGAGCAACATCCAACAGCACTTGTGCAGAATTTTCAAGAGAGCAAGCGCCATCATTCGTCTGAACCGTTCCCAAATACGTATTGTTTTCAGGAATCACGGGGATTTCAGCGGCATCGACAACACGTACGACAGCGCCTGGCTGAAGCGGAGTCGGATTTTTAGGAGCGTTTACAAGAACATACGGAATCTGACTGCACGATGTTAGCGCCATTAAGCAAAAGCAAGCCAATAGAATTAAAATTTTCACCTTCATAAGCTATACGTTATAATAATTTTTATAAACAATATAGCATTATTATTTCAAACAAAAAAAGAACCCGCAAGCGGATTCTTTTTTAAGCTTATTTTGGAGGCTGATTAGCAACCGAGCTTTTCGAAGAGGTAAGCTTCGAGCTTGTCGATTGCGACGAGTTCCTGCTTCATGGAGTCGCGTTCGCGAACAGTCACGTAGCCAAGCTTTGCCGGATCGGATTCACCCTCGCCAACGGTGTCGAAGTCGACAGTCACGCAGAACGGCGTGCCGAGTTCGTCCTGACGGCGGTAGCGCTTACCGATGGACTGCGTTTCGTCGTATTCAACGTTCCAGCGGTTGAGGAGCTTCTGGTAAAGTTCTTCGGCCTTTTCCTTGACCTTGCCCTTCTTCACGAGCGGGAGCACGGCAACCTTGACCGGAGCGACCTTCGGATCGAAGTGGAGCACGGTACGTTCGTCGTTTTCGAGCTTTTCGACTTCGTAAGCGTTGCAGAGAAGCACGAGGAGCAAACGTTCCACACCGAGAGACGGTTCGACAACGTACGGGATGTAGCGCTTGTTCTGGACCGGGTCAATGTATTCCTGCTTGACCTTGGATTCGTTCTGGTGCTGCGTGAGGTCGTAGTTCGTACGAGAAGCGATACCCCAGAGTTCGCCCCAACCGAACGGGAATTCGTATTCGACGTCGGTGGTGCCGTTACTGTAGTGAGAAAGTTCTTCCTTGGCATGTTCGCGGAGGCGGAGCTTTTCACGCTTCACACCGAGATCGTTCACGAGCCATTCGAAGCAGTACTTACGCCAGAAGTTGTACCAATCGAGTTCAGTACCCGGTTCGCAGAAGAACTCAAGTTCCATCTGTTCGAATTCGCGAGTACGGAAGATGAAGTTACCCGGAGTAATTTCGTTACGGAAAGACTTACCGATCTGACCGACACCGAACGGGATGCGCGGACGGACGTTGTCAACGATGTTGCGGAAGTCCACGAAGATACCCTGAGCGGTTTCCGGACGGAGATAAACCTTGTTGCCTTCGCCTTCAATCACGCCGATTTCAGTCTGGAACATGAGGTTGAAAGCACGCGGCTTTGTCCAATCGGTCTTGCCGCAAGTCGGGCATTCGATCTTGTTGTCCACCATCATCTGGTGAACTTCGTCAAAATTCTTACCAGCGCAGCAGCCTTCACCGAGCTTTTCTTCGAGGAGCTGGTCAGCGCGGAAACGTTCGTGGCAAGCGAGGCAGTCCACGAGCGGGTCAGAGAAGTTGCCCACGTGGCCAGAAGCCTTCCAAACGCGGGGGTTCAAAAGAATAGAGCTATCGAGACCAAGCACATCGTGGCGGGAAGTCACGAACTTCTTCCACCAGAGATTCTTGATGTTGCGCTTGAGTTCCACGCCATACGGACCGTAGTCCCAAGTATTGGCGAGGCCATCGTAAATTTCGGAGCCGGGGAAAATGAAGCCGCGGCGTTTGCAGAGGGAGATGATGTCCTTGAGGGCATCCTGAACTTTCTTTGCCATTATATATCCTTTATCGGCCGTGCCCAAGGGGCGTGTTTTGGCCGGACTAGGAACCTACCTGGATGATAGGCCCTGACGGGAGCAAATATAGAAATTAGACGAGAGACGTGGAAAATTTTAACGCAAAAAAGACCCCACTTGCGCAGGGTCTAGTTTACTCAGGGAGTCTTAAATCTCTATTTTCTTATCGGACGTTTACAATTCTCTGTTGAGCCCCAATGCGAAGCACGTAGGACCCGCTACGAGGAGCATTCATCGAGAAGTTCGCATCATTCGCGCGACCGTTGTAAATCACACGACCCTGCATATCGAGCAAATTAACATTAGCACCGATTTTAGCGCCTGAAATCTGGAGACTGCGGCCGTTTAAAGTTGCAGAGAATTTTGCGACAGTTCTAAGATTTGCAATTTTCATACCAGGGTTAAACTTTGTCCAAACTCTAGACTTGCAAACGAATACCGTCTTGAGTTCTGTAACATAGAACGTCATATTTTCACGTTTTACAGTACAGCTCGGCATATCTTCTTCAGTACCGACAGCTTCGACAACGATATCCTGGATGGCGCTAGAGCTAGAAGATTCAACCTTAACGCTGGAGCTAGAAGCAGGTTCTACGCTACTTGAAGATGCAGGGGCTTCACTGCTAGAAGAAACAAATTCCTCGCTGCTAGAACTTACATCTTCTCCGAGAGAACTCGAAGATTCTACGCTCTCGCTAGAACTTGAAGCGACATCGGCACTGGAGCTAGACTGCACTTCGCTAGAGCTAGAAGCGACATCGGCACTGCTTGAAGATGCAAGAATCTCGCTGCTAGAGCTTACCTCGTCATTGCGAGAACTCGAAGAGTTCGATGCAATCTCCGCACTGCTCGAAGATTCAAGCAATACGCTGCTAGAACTGACGTTTCCATCGCTGGAAGACTCGAGAATCACACTCGAGCTAGACAAAATATTTTCTGAGCTCGACGAAGACAAATCCACAGAAGTCGAAACAAAGACCGCGCTTACTTCAACATCGAAATTCGGCATATCAAAGGCACAGCTACCTTCGGCGGCAGAGCCACCCATCCCCCACATGCCAGGCGTCGACGAACCAGTTTCTGCCTTTGTGCAAGGCACGACTGTATTAGCATCAAGGGCCCGGACAACGCTAACAGAGGCCACTTTGTAGCCGTTTGACGCATTCGGATTCACGGTCACCTTTACACCCGGCTTTGTGCGGTCTCGATAGCGGTCATTAAACGAAAGCGAAATTCTTCCGTTATCCGTATTTTTTACAGTAAGGTAATAACGTAAGGATTCAAAAGATGCCGTTACAAAGACGTCATGGTCCGGCATCACGAACTGCGAATCATTCTTTTCTGTAGTCGAAACCTTACGCTGTTCGCGAGAATCGCCGTATTCATCATAAACAGTAAAGCCTTTAAAGACCTTACCTTCAGGCGTATTCGGAGTCACGCTAAGCCATGATCCCGCCACAGTTTCTTCGACAAGATTTT includes:
- a CDS encoding glycine--tRNA ligase; the protein is MAKKVQDALKDIISLCKRRGFIFPGSEIYDGLANTWDYGPYGVELKRNIKNLWWKKFVTSRHDVLGLDSSILLNPRVWKASGHVGNFSDPLVDCLACHERFRADQLLEEKLGEGCCAGKNFDEVHQMMVDNKIECPTCGKTDWTKPRAFNLMFQTEIGVIEGEGNKVYLRPETAQGIFVDFRNIVDNVRPRIPFGVGQIGKSFRNEITPGNFIFRTREFEQMELEFFCEPGTELDWYNFWRKYCFEWLVNDLGVKREKLRLREHAKEELSHYSNGTTDVEYEFPFGWGELWGIASRTNYDLTQHQNESKVKQEYIDPVQNKRYIPYVVEPSLGVERLLLVLLCNAYEVEKLENDERTVLHFDPKVAPVKVAVLPLVKKGKVKEKAEELYQKLLNRWNVEYDETQSIGKRYRRQDELGTPFCVTVDFDTVGEGESDPAKLGYVTVRERDSMKQELVAIDKLEAYLFEKLGC
- a CDS encoding glutamate-5-semialdehyde dehydrogenase encodes the protein MTQNNINLEKYSDELANKAKNASKKIRTLSAEKRAAVLARVAEILRAKKPEILAANKLDLEAAAGKLDDSKMDRLTLNDARIESMAKGAEEIAAFTDPLGRVLESRELKNGIKISRVAVPIGSVFFIFESRPNVTIDGACLCFKAGNAVILRGGKESLNSAKCLAGIFHQALEENGVDKDAVQLVTETSHDLVGMLLQRNDCLDLVIPRGGERLIRAVVEQSKIPVIKHFNGICHVYVDKSADMEKAVNILINAKTQRTGVCNAMECVIIDRHIDDANVKKLIDCLADRGVELFGNKDAQSHDSRIKDIGDDSNYHHEYLALKASVKFVDNVEEACDHIEKNSSRHTEAVVAEDASVQDYFVANVDSSSVMVNASTRFADGGEYGLGAEVGISTDKLHARGPMGVESLCSYKWILRGNGQVRG
- the hisI gene encoding phosphoribosyl-AMP cyclohydrolase; translation: MKFEDLIKEVKFEVEFGGVKLAPAIVQDADKGDVLMMAWMNEEALRRTHECGEMVFWSRSRKEYWHKGDTSGNVMTVVEWAADCDSDALLFKVRMQGPQVACHTGARSCFFKTCDK